DNA from Plasmodium gaboni strain SY75 chromosome Unknown, whole genome shotgun sequence:
CCCCCTTTTTAGTTGAAGGAATTAAATAACTCCAATAATTACcatgaaaaaaaatttgataatataaaaaaaacacagGAATCAAGtgatttaaataataataataacaattCAGTTGAAAATAAGAATGTAGAAGAAAATGTATATACCGAAGAAAATTATCGCATAATGAATAATGTTTATAATGATCAGAATGAGATATT
Protein-coding regions in this window:
- a CDS encoding CCAAT-box DNA binding protein subunit B, with the translated sequence LKELNNSNNYHEKKFDNIKKTQESSDLNNNNNNSVENKNVEENVYTEENYRIMNNVYNDQNEIFETNINNIYTNSNDCDYANGV